Proteins from a genomic interval of Centroberyx gerrardi isolate f3 chromosome 23, fCenGer3.hap1.cur.20231027, whole genome shotgun sequence:
- the LOC139922846 gene encoding uncharacterized protein LOC139922846, whose protein sequence is MMHENTADSETPEGFSNMSKAEMLRGIVTERLAAAAREILAVVERTIADYEEEASGFKQEIDRQSRQLDVLLQPRVKLEREGVEDSGSLGLFCPIKEEEGEDEYESAERPAPSPGWHQEDLDNQTPSSCQTSSPRSSSPSGQTDGTKPKKPQTGEAQPHLAVRVCILANSQTSVLSRQVFKKYPVREVKCPGGLQEADFLDLLRSKFPRLAGGNKPFDLFTTDKTRRLQPLKLNTLTPEEIHRSIKSTGKGNSALYIRLKTGEEPQVRKEKLHPLQRKDKATKDSPSTSTKPHASSHTNTSQRVESNGADVLPSNLTTQQQIKVEEADDEERRVSEPAGDFLALSSVRSAAESEGDATDEDEKQDDRDEASRSDDNRRPDDSVEDLKESEPEPHSPNMSRERRVRHSCFRAKRRKSIQSSPEMTIENSNSVLSCRVCGDLHRSTGKLMKHAWSHAMGSGCLCGVCGEHLESAEVLRGHLKNHQKTHDCPFCGKSYLSIDGINGHLASHTGQRPYKCDVCPKTFALKSTLRNHKKLHVVDKPHKCEFCHKAFGFKEQVNAHRRIHIRGSQFRCDVCGKSLCNLRSLSQHRLTHTGEKHHSCEVCGKRFMHPRTLKLHAKRHADEDRIHVCDVCCEMFHASHELKAHMRMHGEERPDPAGEKLG, encoded by the exons ATGATGCACGAGAACACCGCGGACTCCGAGACACCGGAGGGTTTCAGTAACATGTCTAAAGCTGAGATGCTGAGAGGAATCGTCACCGAGAGACTGGCAGCAGCCGCCCGGGAAATCTTAGCGGTTGTAGAAAGAACAATAGCCGATTACGAGGAGGAGGCTTCCGGCTTCAAGCAGGAGATCGACCGGCAGAGCAGACAGCTGGATGTTCTCCTGCAGCCTCGAGTCAAACTAGAGAGAGAAG GTGTGGAGGACTCCGGGAGCCTCGGCCTCTTCTGCCCCATTAAGGAAGAGGAGGGCGAGGATGAGTACGAGTCCGCTGAGCGACCGGCGCCGAGCCCCGGGTGGCATCAGGAGGATCTGGACAATCAAACACCATCAAG CTGCCAGACTTCATCTCCCAGGTCTTCGTCTCCCAGCGGTCAGACCGACGGgacaaaaccaaagaaaccTCAAACAGGAGAAGCACAGCCCCACCTGGCTGTCAGGGTCTGCATACTGGCGAACTCACAGACCAGCGTTCTCTCACGACAAG TGTTTAAGAAATACCCGGTGCGGGAGGTGAAGTGTCCCGGTGGCCTACAGGAGGCAGACTTCCTGGACCTGCTGAGGTCCAAGTTCCCTCGGCTGGCTGGAGGAAACAAACCTTTTGACCTCTTCACAACTGACAAGACGAGGAGACTACAGCCGCTGAAACTAAACACTCTGACACCAGAGGAGATCCACAGGTCCATCAAGTCCACTGGGAAAGGGAATTCGGCCCTCTACATCCGACTGAAG ACAGGAGAGGAACCCCAGGTCAGAAAGGAAAAGCTTCATCCTCtacagagaaaagacaaagcCACCAAAGATTCTCCATCCACCTCAACCAAGCCACATGCAAG TTCCCACACCAACACCTCTCAGAGAGTAGAAAGCAACGGAGCAGACGTTCTGCCCAGCAACTtgacaacacaacaacagataAAAGTGGAGGAAGCCGATGACGAAGAACGCAGAGTATCAGAACCAGCCGGCGACTTTCTGGCGCTCTCTTCTGTCCGCTCTGCAGCTGAGAGCGAAGGTGACGCCACCGACGAGGATGAGAAGCAAGATGACAGAGACGAGGCAAGTCGCTCAGATGACAACCGGAGACCGGATGACAGCGTCGAGGACCTGAAGGAGAGCGAACCCGAACCGCACTCGCCAAACATGTCGAGGGAGCGACGCGTCAGACATTCTTGTTTCAGGGCCAAGAGAAGGAAATCGATCCAGTCATCTCCAGAGATGACGATTGAGAACAGTAACTCTGTTCTCTCCTGCAGAGTCTGTGGAGATCTGCACAGATCAACGGGGAAGTTGATGAAACACGCCTGGAGTCACGCGATGGGCTCCGGATGTCTGTGCGGGGTGTGCGGAGAACATTTGGAATCTGCAGAGGTGTTGCGGGGTCATcttaaaaatcaccaaaaaacTCACGACTGTCCTTTTTGCGGCAAGTCTTACCTCAGCATAGACGGTATCAATGGGCACCTCGCTTCCCACACAGGACAGAGACCGTACAAATGTGACGTCTGCCCTAAAACATTCGCTCTGAAATCGACGCTGAGAAATCACAAGAAGTTGCACGTTGTGGACAAACCGCACAAATGTGAATTTTGCCATAAAGCGTTTGGTTTTAAGGAGCAGGTCAATGCGCACCGCAGGATCCACATCCGCGGGAGTCAGTTCCGCTGCGACGTGTGCGGTAAGTCTCTCTGCAACCTTCGGTCTTTATCTCAACACAGGCTGACCCACACGGGGGAAAAGCACCACAGCTGCGAGGTTTGCGGGAAGCGCTTCATGCATCCGCGAACGCTGAAACTGCACGCGAAGCGTCACGCAGATGAAGACAGAATACACGTCTGCGATGTTTGCTGCGAAATGTTCCACGCGAGCCACGAGTTAAAGGCTCACATGAGAATGCACGGCGAGGAGAGGCCCGACCCGGCGGGAGAAAAACTCGGTTGA
- the LOC139922848 gene encoding uncharacterized protein LOC139922848, producing MSKAEILRGIVTERLAAAAQEILAVVERTVAGYEEEASGFKQEIDRQRRQLDVLLQPRVKLERAGVEDSGTPGLLCGDEEEEGEDEEDESPERPAPSPSQRRENLKDLDYQIPSRLFSPRDQSERRKPGGPRIRGTQHYLNLRVCMLEDSQTDVLSNNVFKKCPVQEVKCPRGLQEADFLDLLRSSFPQLAGGNKPFDLFTADRSRKLQPLNLKTLTPEEIHRSIRSSGAGKSALYIRMKTGQESQVSQEELHPLQRKDGATKDSPSTSAMTSDQTKPHTSSHNNPIQRVESNGADLASNSASQPQQMETEEADDGEECGVSEQTDDFLAISSPCSAAESEQDASGEDEKRDDGDEASERDDDWKPDKSDEDLKESEPEPQSPKTMRKRQAKRSGVKAKRRELIQSSSKTVIENSNLILPCRVCGALHRSTSILMKHAWSHVDDPGCLCGVCGEHSDSAEVLRVHLQSHQKTHDCPICGKSYLRIDGLNEHVAAHTGEKPYECDVCHKTFALKSSMRTHQKSHVVGKPHKCDICHKPFALKEQVKAHRRIHMSEKSFRCSVCGKSLCDLRSLSRHKLTHTGERRYSCSVCGKRFKLPGTLKAHERIHTNRDREYLCDVCCKMFLTSKQLQIHMRTHTKERPYHCSECGKGFSTKGPLTVHMRIHTGETPYRCTECGWSFKRKTHLDNHLRVHSGQKPFVCGVCGKACSRPEHLTVHMRTHSGERPYQCTVCDKAFTQSHCLKAHMKSHRMGETAT from the exons ATGTCTAAAGCTGAGATACTGAGAGGAATCGTCACCGAGAGACTGGCAGCAGCCGCCCAGGAAATCTTAGCGGTTGTAGAAAGAACGGTAGCCGGTTACGAGGAGGAGGCTTCGGGCTTCAAGCAGGAGATCGACCGGCAGAGGAGACAGCTGGATGTTCTCCTGCAGCCTCGAGTCAAACTAGAGAGAGCAG GTGTGGAGGACTCTGGGACCCCCGGCCTCCTCTGCggtgatgaggaagaggagggtgaggatGAAGAAGACGAGTCTCCTGAGCGGCCAGCGCCGAGCCCCAGTCAGCGTCGGGAGAATCTGAAGGACCTGGATTATCAAATACCGTCAAG ATTATTTTCTCCCAGAGATCAGTCTGAGAGGAGGAAACCCGGGGGACCTCGGATCAGAGGAACGCAGCACTACCTAAATCTCAGGGTCTGCATGCTGGAGGACTCCCAGACTGATGTGCTGTCAAACAACG TGTTTAAGAAATGCCCGGTGCAGGAGGTGAAGTGTCCCCGAGGCCTACAGGAGGCAGACTTCCTGGACCTGCTGAGGTCCAGCTTCCCTCAGCTGGCTGGAGGAAACAAACCTTTTGACCTCTTCACAGCCGACAGGAGCAGGAAACTACAGCCACTGAACCTAAAGACTCTGACACCAGAGGAGATCCACAGGTCCATCAGGTCCTCTGGAGCAGGGAAGTCGGCCCTCTACATCAGAATGAAG ACAGGACAGGAATCCCAGGTCAGCCAAGAAGAGCTTCATCCTCTACAGAGGAAAGACGGAGCCACCAAAGACTCTCCATCCACCTCTGCCATGACAAGTGATCAAACCAAGCCACACACAAG TTCCCACAACAACCCTATTCAACGAGTAGAAAGCAATGGAGCAGACCTGGCCAGCAACTCGGCATCACAACCACAACAGATGGAAACCGAGGAAGCCGATGACGGAGAAGAGTGTGGAGTATCAGAGCAAACCGATGACTTTCTGGCCATCTCGTCTCCCTGCTCTGCAGCTGAGAGCGAACAGGACGCTAGCGGCGAGGACGAGAAGCGAGATGACGGAGACGAGGCAAGTGAAAGAGATGACGATTGGAAACCAGACAAGAGTGATGAGGACCTGAAGGAGAGCGAACCTGAACCGCAGTCACCAAAGACTATGAGGAAGCGACAAGCCAAACGTTCTGGTGTCAAGGCCAAGAGGAGGGAATTGATCCAGTCGTCTTCGAAGACCGTGATTGAGAACAGTAACCTTATTCTCCCCTGCAGAGTCTGCGGAGCTCTGCACAGGTCGACCAGCATTTTGATGAAACACGCCTGGAGTCATGTGGACGATCCAGGGTGTCTTTGCGGGGTGTGCGGAGAACATTCAGACTCTGCGGAGGTGTTGAGGGTTCATCTTCAGAGTCACCAAAAAACTCACGACTGTCCCATTTGCGGAAAGTCTTACCTCCGCATCGACGGCCTCAACGAGCACGTTGCTGCCCACACGGGGGAAAAACCGTATGAATGCGATGTTTGCCATAAAACATTTGCTTTAAAATCGTCCATGAGAACTCACCAGAAGTCCCATGTGGTAGGTAAACCACACAAATGTGATATTTGCCATAAACCGTTTGCTCTAAAGGAACAGGTCAAAGCTCACCGCAGGATCCACATGAGCGAGAAGTCATTCCGCTGCAGTGTGTGCGGTAAATCTCTATGCGACCTTAGATCTTTATCGCGCCACAAGTTGACCCACACAGGGGAAAGGCGCTACAGCTGTAGCGTTTGTGGGAAGCGCTTCAAACTTCCTGGAACACTGAAAGCCCATGAGAGGATTCAcacaaatagagacagagaatacCTCTGCGATGTTTGCTGCAAAATGTTCCTGACAAGCAAGCAGTTACAGATTCACATGAGAACGCACACCAAGGAGAGGCCGTACCATTGCAGTGAATGCGGCAAGGGATTTTCAACCAAGGGACCTCTGACGGTTCACATGAGGATCCACACCGGGGAGACGCCGTACCGCTGCACAGAATGCGGCTGGTCCTTTAAACGGAAGACTCATCTTGACAACCATCTGAGAGTCCATTCTGGTCAAAAACCCTTTGTCTGTGGGGTTTGCGGTAAAGCGTGCTCTCGTCCAGAGCACCTAACCGTCCACATGAGGACCCACAGTGGGGAGAGACCGTACCAGTGCACTGTCTGTGACAAAGCCTTTACTCAGAGCCACTGCCTCAAAGCACACATGAAGAGTCACCGGATGGGAGAAACTGCAACGTAA